One Hymenobacter volaticus DNA window includes the following coding sequences:
- a CDS encoding heme NO-binding domain-containing protein, whose protein sequence is MHGHIFMLLRRYVQTQYDHSTWLKLMQNAGLETLEFDHKTVYPDQHIYDLVGQAAQMTGIPAGELHEKFGEYLVPDLMFMYQKHLRPEWKTLDMIENTERTMHKQVRSEHAENRPPVLEVQRLNKNELFIDYISKRRMSGLAVGIVRGLATYFDEADRIEVLSTTSEEGEQVRIHVRRR, encoded by the coding sequence ATGCACGGCCATATTTTCATGTTGCTAAGACGCTACGTGCAAACGCAGTATGACCATAGCACCTGGCTTAAGCTGATGCAGAATGCCGGGTTGGAAACGCTTGAATTTGATCATAAAACCGTCTACCCGGACCAGCATATCTATGACCTCGTGGGCCAGGCGGCTCAGATGACCGGAATTCCGGCTGGTGAACTGCACGAGAAATTTGGCGAGTACCTCGTCCCCGATCTGATGTTCATGTATCAGAAGCACCTACGGCCCGAGTGGAAAACGCTCGACATGATCGAGAACACGGAAAGGACGATGCATAAACAGGTGCGCAGTGAACATGCCGAGAACCGGCCCCCCGTATTGGAGGTGCAACGCTTAAATAAAAATGAACTGTTTATTGACTACATCTCGAAACGGCGTATGAGCGGCTTGGCGGTAGGCATTGTACGCGGTCTGGCCACGTATTTCGACGAGGCCGACCGGATTGAGGTACTGTCGACCACCAGCGAAGAGGGCGAGCAAGTGCGCATTCATGTGCGGCGCCGCTAA
- a CDS encoding low temperature requirement protein A, with amino-acid sequence MVALVLLAVTAPQTREGQVAGFTWAYVAARGLLLVLYAYTCWTDKEARPLARGLLTGYSLGWLGWVIGGLWPAYGLWWKLGGLLIDFLTPRLLQRQLKELPVTQDHFTNRLREFTMIVVSQNVEVLPRDLGDLLWQAPALLTSANGFVLGVGLWWWYYQHYSQLLDQKEHESGLRYAMGHLPLYLGSGTVALGVFDVLHSNPTVWLLPLGLTLYTVSLLWLSYPQLPPDCQRRYGWHTAALVAASWGLVLGPLESWITLLLTNAVALAYGYFTYPLLRAAEQPGPPAADPQQS; translated from the coding sequence ATGGTGGCGCTGGTGCTGCTCGCGGTGACGGCGCCCCAGACACGGGAAGGCCAAGTCGCCGGCTTCACGTGGGCCTACGTGGCGGCCCGCGGGTTGCTGCTCGTGCTCTATGCCTATACGTGCTGGACCGATAAGGAGGCCCGGCCCTTAGCGCGGGGCTTGCTGACGGGCTACTCGCTGGGCTGGCTGGGCTGGGTGATCGGCGGGCTGTGGCCTGCCTATGGGCTGTGGTGGAAGCTGGGCGGACTGCTCATTGACTTTCTCACGCCGCGCTTGCTTCAGCGCCAACTCAAGGAGTTGCCCGTCACCCAGGATCACTTCACCAACCGGCTGCGCGAGTTCACCATGATTGTGGTGAGCCAGAATGTGGAAGTGCTGCCCCGCGACTTAGGCGACCTGTTGTGGCAGGCCCCGGCTTTGCTCACGTCGGCCAATGGCTTTGTGTTAGGCGTGGGCTTGTGGTGGTGGTACTACCAGCACTATAGCCAGCTGCTCGACCAGAAAGAGCATGAGAGCGGGCTACGCTACGCGATGGGGCATTTGCCACTCTACCTGGGCAGCGGCACCGTGGCGCTGGGCGTCTTCGATGTCTTGCATAGCAACCCTACCGTCTGGCTCCTGCCCCTGGGTTTGACCCTGTATACGGTCTCGCTGCTCTGGCTGAGCTACCCGCAGCTCCCCCCGGACTGTCAACGGCGCTATGGCTGGCACACGGCCGCGTTGGTCGCGGCGAGTTGGGGACTGGTTCTCGGGCCGCTGGAAAGTTGGATCACCCTGTTGCTGACGAATGCCGTCGCCTTGGCCTACGGCTACTTTACATATCCGCTGCTGCGGGCGGCTGAACAGCCTGGACCGCCCGCAGCAGATCCGCAGCAAAGTTAG
- a CDS encoding winged helix-turn-helix transcriptional regulator, which yields MSANEEKKVAAQQKLKGWLEAKSNLDASCIVHQALNLLASKWLLLILLALMQRPKRNSELQRQIRGVSPKMLAQSLRQLEASGLVHRQVFAQVPPRVEYSLTAFGESIAPFLAELCDWSVTWEAQVQTFQPAAGQQLAGE from the coding sequence ATGAGCGCAAACGAAGAAAAAAAAGTAGCAGCCCAGCAAAAATTAAAGGGCTGGCTCGAGGCAAAGTCTAATCTGGATGCGAGTTGCATCGTCCATCAAGCGTTGAACCTATTGGCCAGCAAATGGCTGCTGCTGATTCTGCTTGCCTTGATGCAGCGTCCCAAGCGCAATAGCGAACTGCAACGGCAGATTCGCGGCGTCTCGCCCAAGATGCTGGCGCAAAGCCTGCGGCAGCTGGAAGCGAGCGGGTTGGTGCACCGGCAAGTCTTTGCGCAGGTGCCGCCCCGCGTCGAGTACTCGCTGACTGCTTTTGGGGAAAGTATCGCGCCCTTCTTGGCAGAACTCTGCGACTGGTCCGTCACTTGGGAAGCGCAAGTCCAGACATTTCAGCCAGCTGCCGGGCAACAGCTCGCAGGCGAATAA
- a CDS encoding DUF6756 family protein: protein MPGFKDQLLHLARLLGLSPQDFDAVGIYAWPAVLHKIEKTFVQKTNANTHFNWWWESFQKPQYSLRLEEGRAYGCLDQVLPPHQRVWFVACDSGHDPSKFWLFQGSVTAIQHLLDEHSAFEYYVVSKKYAWLLCETHHHLLIGLGNVIPKLQALALDPRRAGLLE, encoded by the coding sequence ATGCCTGGTTTTAAGGACCAACTTCTTCATCTGGCCCGATTGCTCGGCCTTTCCCCACAGGACTTTGATGCCGTTGGCATTTATGCCTGGCCCGCTGTCCTGCATAAGATCGAAAAGACCTTTGTCCAAAAAACCAACGCCAATACTCACTTCAACTGGTGGTGGGAAAGCTTTCAAAAGCCCCAGTATAGCCTGCGCTTAGAGGAGGGCCGGGCCTATGGATGCTTAGATCAGGTGCTGCCCCCGCACCAGCGGGTCTGGTTTGTGGCCTGCGATTCCGGGCACGATCCAAGCAAGTTCTGGCTCTTTCAAGGCAGCGTCACAGCGATACAGCACCTCTTAGACGAGCACTCTGCGTTCGAGTACTATGTCGTGTCAAAAAAGTATGCGTGGCTGCTCTGCGAAACGCATCACCACTTACTGATTGGGTTAGGAAATGTTATTCCCAAGCTACAGGCCCTGGCGCTGGATCCGCGTAGAGCCGGCTTACTAGAGTAG
- a CDS encoding low temperature requirement protein A: MADPRAHDLKPTADAPEDERGQTPVDRWLEPFYDLVAGVLIGQLTTMFTKTVTLADYGHYCAVFVPSWWLWNGFSLYFDRFDRNSRWQQGACC, from the coding sequence ATGGCTGATCCACGTGCCCACGACCTGAAGCCTACGGCGGACGCCCCTGAGGATGAGCGGGGCCAGACCCCAGTCGACCGCTGGCTCGAGCCCTTTTACGACTTGGTGGCCGGCGTGCTCATCGGCCAGCTCACGACCATGTTCACGAAGACCGTCACGCTAGCCGACTACGGCCACTATTGCGCCGTGTTTGTACCCTCCTGGTGGCTGTGGAACGGCTTCTCGCTGTACTTCGACCGCTTCGACCGCAACTCGCGCTGGCAGCAGGGGGCCTGCTGCTGA
- a CDS encoding NmrA family NAD(P)-binding protein: protein MRIVIGGAAGNIGRRVAEQVLHAGSEAVLLVRNPASLPAAVATHTQARVVTLDLTDQAAVVAACQGAEALFWLVPPPPLTAPDWRQWYQAVAAAGAAAVRMHRIPHVVLVSTLGAGMAPGLGTVSYAGDLEQQLNATGAHVVALRPGYFMENFLTQATRIRTQGVVAYPYAEDHDLPFISVVDIAAVAAHYLLHSQWAGQWTRNLMGPTNLTLPTCAALLSQAWGHPVRYQRQSAADFQQSVAQWGLTPYAQQEMTALFQALGDPHGAYATPRTAEAYTPTRFQEFVSTHLLPLLQSN from the coding sequence ATGCGTATTGTCATTGGCGGGGCGGCCGGCAACATTGGGCGCCGCGTTGCCGAACAGGTCCTGCACGCTGGCAGCGAAGCAGTGTTGCTGGTCCGCAACCCAGCCTCGCTGCCGGCGGCGGTCGCTACCCACACGCAGGCCCGGGTCGTCACCTTGGACCTCACCGACCAAGCGGCGGTTGTGGCCGCCTGTCAGGGAGCAGAGGCCCTGTTTTGGCTCGTGCCCCCGCCCCCGTTAACCGCGCCCGATTGGCGGCAGTGGTACCAGGCGGTCGCCGCCGCCGGGGCCGCCGCCGTGCGCATGCACCGGATCCCGCACGTGGTGCTCGTCTCCACCCTGGGCGCGGGCATGGCCCCGGGCCTGGGAACGGTTTCCTACGCGGGTGATCTGGAACAGCAACTCAACGCGACCGGGGCCCACGTAGTGGCGTTGCGTCCGGGCTATTTTATGGAAAACTTCCTGACGCAGGCTACCCGCATCCGCACCCAGGGCGTGGTAGCATACCCCTACGCGGAGGACCATGACCTTCCCTTCATCAGCGTCGTGGATATTGCGGCGGTGGCTGCGCACTACCTGCTGCACTCGCAGTGGGCTGGGCAGTGGACCCGCAACCTGATGGGTCCCACCAATTTAACTTTGCCCACCTGCGCTGCCCTCCTCTCCCAGGCCTGGGGACACCCCGTGCGCTACCAGCGTCAATCGGCCGCTGACTTCCAGCAAAGCGTAGCACAGTGGGGCCTGACGCCCTACGCGCAGCAAGAAATGACGGCCCTCTTTCAAGCCTTAGGCGACCCCCATGGGGCCTATGCGACGCCGCGTACGGCCGAAGCCTACACGCCCACCCGTTTTCAGGAATTTGTAAGCACGCACCTGCTTCCGCTTCTCCAATCCAACTAG
- a CDS encoding malectin domain-containing carbohydrate-binding protein, which yields MWVCQSGASSPSVPPQPVTQAWLARSSAQYADQRDMEVDAAGNTYVTGSVKVDDFTLDYLTSKYSPSGQLLWQKSYNGVSPTRSTDEPVALAVDAVGNVYVTGTAWIYTGGYLTGTRYDYVTIKYSPTGEQLWVARYDRNNTDEEAADIAVDAAGNVYVLGTTGYASDGYAIQTVKYSATGQLLWTSSDLRISGDHATHMALNATGDVYVVGNSVSDGIVRKYSGATGKQLWSALSPSSTEGNSQFADLAVDAAGNVVVIGTFNTGKFGTDPGKNYYTAKYASATGQRLWTASYDGPANNFDQAAALALDAADNVYVTGHSYNGNAFSTSDYATLKYDANGQQQWVARYNGPSKLGDAATALTLDQTGNVYVTGRTEVPGPNGLGSANNYDYGTVKYSASGQQVWEAKYGTTGVWDDKARTIRVAASGKVQVSGYSTTGCCEGNQLTVQYDQQTTPAPTTARYRIHAGGEQVTTSLGTFAADQYATGGTTFATDQPIAGTTEDALYQTERYGTQFGYAFPVSRGQQYQVVLHFAEVYATQAGQRVFDVALEGNTVLDNYDLYRKVGAYTATTERFTVTVADDELNLDFSSLASAGGVDNAKVSAIEVYGPSTTPTTPTAVLRLKAGSGQLSTSMGTFAADQYATGGSVFATDQPIAGTADEALYQTERYGSFTYNLPVPNGTYTVKLHFAELYWNSAGQRVFNVAAEGSPVLTAYDIVKKAGPLTATTESFPVTVTDGQLILAFAPGAGGVDQPKVSAIEVLEATPTAVLRLKAGGDALNTSLGRFAADQFFAGGSDFVTDQPIAGTQDDALYQSERYGSFLYSLPVPNGTYTVKLHFAELYWDAPGQRVFDVAAEGTTVLKAYDIVQKVGPLTATTESFSVTVTDGVLSLAFAPGPPGWISRRCRPSKCSAAALLYRRRAPLAARWRPLRRPSCRSIAPR from the coding sequence GTGTGGGTCTGCCAGTCAGGCGCAAGTAGCCCCTCCGTCCCGCCTCAACCGGTCACGCAAGCCTGGCTGGCCCGCTCGAGTGCGCAATATGCCGATCAACGCGACATGGAAGTGGATGCCGCCGGCAACACGTATGTCACCGGCTCCGTAAAGGTGGACGATTTTACTCTCGATTATCTGACCAGCAAGTACTCGCCGAGCGGGCAGCTGCTCTGGCAAAAAAGTTACAATGGCGTCTCGCCTACCCGCAGCACGGACGAGCCGGTGGCCTTGGCCGTGGATGCCGTCGGCAACGTGTACGTGACGGGCACAGCCTGGATTTACACGGGCGGCTATTTGACCGGCACGCGCTACGACTACGTCACCATCAAGTATTCGCCGACGGGAGAGCAGCTCTGGGTGGCCCGCTATGACCGCAATAATACCGATGAAGAGGCCGCCGATATCGCCGTCGACGCGGCCGGCAATGTCTACGTACTCGGCACTACGGGCTACGCAAGTGATGGCTATGCCATTCAGACCGTGAAATATTCCGCCACGGGGCAGTTGCTCTGGACTTCCTCGGATCTACGCATTAGCGGTGATCACGCGACTCACATGGCCTTAAATGCTACCGGCGACGTGTATGTAGTGGGCAATTCGGTGTCCGACGGTATTGTCAGAAAATATTCCGGGGCGACCGGCAAACAACTGTGGTCGGCTCTTTCGCCGAGTAGCACCGAGGGGAATAGTCAGTTCGCGGACCTGGCGGTGGACGCGGCCGGCAATGTGGTAGTAATTGGGACCTTCAACACCGGCAAATTCGGTACTGACCCCGGCAAGAACTACTATACGGCTAAGTACGCCAGCGCTACCGGCCAGCGGCTGTGGACCGCCAGCTACGATGGGCCGGCCAACAACTTCGACCAGGCCGCGGCCCTGGCTCTGGATGCGGCCGACAACGTGTATGTGACCGGTCACTCCTATAACGGCAACGCGTTCAGCACGAGTGACTACGCCACGCTCAAGTACGACGCCAACGGCCAGCAGCAGTGGGTGGCCCGCTACAACGGCCCCAGCAAGCTGGGCGATGCGGCCACGGCCCTGACGCTCGATCAAACAGGCAACGTGTATGTGACGGGCCGCACCGAGGTTCCGGGCCCCAATGGTCTGGGCAGCGCCAACAACTATGACTACGGCACGGTGAAGTATTCGGCCAGTGGACAGCAAGTGTGGGAGGCGAAGTATGGCACGACGGGCGTCTGGGATGATAAGGCGCGAACCATTCGCGTGGCAGCGAGCGGCAAGGTTCAGGTTTCCGGTTATTCCACCACGGGCTGCTGCGAGGGCAACCAACTGACCGTGCAGTACGACCAGCAAACTACGCCCGCCCCGACGACGGCGCGCTACCGCATCCATGCCGGCGGTGAGCAGGTTACCACCTCGCTCGGCACTTTCGCCGCTGACCAATACGCCACCGGCGGCACCACCTTTGCCACCGACCAGCCTATTGCCGGCACTACGGAGGATGCCCTCTACCAAACCGAGCGCTACGGTACTCAATTTGGCTACGCCTTCCCCGTCAGCCGGGGCCAGCAGTACCAGGTGGTGCTCCACTTTGCCGAGGTCTACGCCACACAGGCGGGCCAGCGCGTGTTCGATGTAGCCCTGGAAGGCAACACCGTGCTCGACAACTACGACCTCTACCGTAAGGTCGGGGCCTACACCGCTACTACCGAGCGCTTTACGGTGACCGTGGCCGACGACGAACTCAATCTCGACTTCAGCTCGCTGGCCAGCGCAGGCGGAGTCGACAACGCCAAAGTTTCGGCTATTGAGGTGTATGGCCCGAGCACCACCCCCACGACGCCCACCGCCGTACTTCGCCTCAAGGCCGGCAGCGGGCAACTCAGCACGAGTATGGGTACCTTCGCGGCCGATCAGTACGCGACGGGCGGGTCCGTCTTCGCCACTGACCAACCCATTGCGGGCACGGCTGACGAGGCCTTGTATCAGACCGAGCGCTACGGCAGCTTCACCTACAACCTGCCCGTGCCCAACGGTACGTATACCGTCAAGCTCCACTTCGCTGAGCTCTATTGGAATAGTGCCGGGCAACGCGTCTTCAACGTGGCCGCCGAAGGCAGCCCCGTGCTTACCGCCTATGATATTGTGAAAAAGGCGGGCCCGCTGACGGCCACCACCGAGTCCTTCCCCGTTACCGTCACCGACGGGCAGCTCATCCTGGCCTTCGCGCCCGGCGCCGGCGGGGTAGATCAGCCCAAGGTGTCGGCCATCGAGGTGCTCGAGGCAACGCCCACCGCCGTGCTACGCCTCAAGGCCGGCGGGGACGCGCTGAACACCTCGTTGGGACGTTTTGCCGCCGACCAATTCTTCGCCGGGGGCAGCGACTTTGTCACCGACCAGCCGATTGCCGGCACGCAGGATGATGCCTTGTACCAGAGTGAGCGTTACGGCTCTTTCCTCTACAGCCTGCCCGTACCCAACGGCACGTATACCGTCAAGCTGCACTTCGCCGAACTCTACTGGGACGCCCCGGGCCAGCGTGTGTTCGACGTGGCCGCCGAGGGCACGACCGTACTCAAGGCCTATGACATCGTGCAGAAAGTCGGGCCGTTGACGGCCACCACCGAATCCTTTTCGGTGACTGTCACGGACGGCGTGCTCTCGCTGGCCTTTGCCCCGGGGCCACCGGGGTGGATCAGCCGAAGGTGTCGGCCATCGAAGTGCTCAGCGGCAGCGCTGCTCTACCGGCGGCGCGCCCCGCTGGCAGCCCGCTGGCGGCCGTTGCGGCGGCCAAGCTGCCGGTCTATAGCGCCCAGGTGA
- a CDS encoding nuclear transport factor 2 family protein, with translation MITSATLLAPVSPPPLAPLAQTAQRVFQHLIQGFQTADLPTVLACFTEEAIIEYPYAPQMGTAARLDGKPAIRQYLQHALQGMPPLVFSQLYLAHDVAQGIHWAEVHCEAPVPGTDRTYRQDYVMRFELRGEQIQHYREYWNQLAGREAFGGPEEARQVFTPTAPTV, from the coding sequence ATGATTACTTCTGCTACCCTGCTGGCTCCCGTTAGCCCGCCCCCTTTGGCCCCCTTGGCCCAAACCGCCCAGCGCGTGTTTCAACACCTGATCCAAGGTTTTCAAACCGCCGACTTACCGACCGTCCTGGCCTGCTTTACCGAGGAGGCGATTATCGAGTATCCCTACGCGCCGCAGATGGGAACGGCCGCCCGCTTAGACGGTAAACCCGCCATTCGCCAGTACCTGCAGCATGCTTTGCAAGGCATGCCCCCGCTCGTGTTCAGCCAACTATACCTCGCGCACGACGTAGCGCAGGGTATCCATTGGGCTGAAGTGCATTGTGAAGCGCCTGTCCCGGGTACCGACCGCACGTACCGCCAAGACTACGTAATGCGCTTCGAACTGCGCGGCGAGCAGATCCAGCACTACCGCGAATACTGGAACCAACTCGCCGGCCGGGAAGCTTTCGGCGGGCCGGAGGAAGCCCGCCAAGTCTTTACCCCTACGGCCCCCACGGTTTAA
- a CDS encoding DUF3817 domain-containing protein has protein sequence MQLPLLGSLLGRLRIVGFLEGLSFLLLLGVAMPLKYFVGVPQVVRILGMAHGLLFVVYVVLVIQASLKFNWSLQKGFGALVVALLPFGPFWADKNLFR, from the coding sequence ATGCAATTGCCACTGCTTGGTTCTTTACTTGGACGCCTGCGTATAGTTGGTTTTTTAGAAGGTCTTTCGTTCCTGCTATTGCTTGGGGTGGCGATGCCTCTGAAGTACTTTGTAGGGGTGCCACAAGTCGTTCGGATTCTGGGTATGGCCCATGGTCTTCTATTTGTGGTATATGTAGTACTAGTTATTCAGGCTAGCTTGAAGTTCAACTGGTCTCTTCAGAAAGGTTTTGGGGCCTTGGTAGTGGCACTGTTGCCTTTCGGTCCCTTTTGGGCCGATAAAAACTTGTTTCGCTAA